From the Deferribacterota bacterium genome, the window TGTTCTTCTCTCTCCCAAAAAAATAAGGAGTATGCTGGGTAGAAATAGGAAAAATCATAGGCTGTTTTATTTGCCCTTTTTTCATAAATATAGTATTTGTCATATCTAAAATTTTTTATAACTTCCTCAATTATTTTTTTTGCCTCTTTTCTTGTCTTTCTTGCTCTAACTAAAAAAATCTTACCTCTAAAAGGGAGTTTTTTTCTATTGTTAGCTATTAGTGCCGCATAATATATATATATTCTATGTTTAATTCTAAAAACTAGTACTTGTATATATTTATATATCTCATCTAGTATCTTGTAACTATTAGTATAATTATAATTATTATTTAGAATATTTTTATAGTTTTTTAGCTTATCTTCAATTTTTATTTTACAAGATTCTAAATCCTGCAACACTTTTATTAAATTTATTTTTTCACTATCTTTTATATTTCTTCTTGCATATTTTAGTGAGTATTTAGGACGGGGCTGAAAGGTATAATTAAAGAGTGGAAATTCGATAAATGGGTCCTCACCGGTTATGTAAGGCAAATAATTTTTAGTTATTAAATAATAATTTAATAAACTATAAATATCCCTGATTATTTTAAAAAGCCCATCATTTCTGAGGGTTAATTTTTTGAACAAATAGAAGGGGTTATTGTTTATATTTGTTTCATCTAGTATTAAGCTCCATAAATAGTTAGAGGTTGCTAATTCAACTAAGAATCCTCCCCACTCAAAACCTGAAGAGAAAATAATATGGCCATCAATCTTTAGTTTTTTACATAATTCTACATCTAAACATCTAGCCCTAAAGTAGGGCATTAAAAATAGTGGAATTGAATTATCAAAGCTTACCCAATAAGCTGCTGTTGGCCAGAATAAAATCTTTTTCTTGCCAGCGTATTTTTCCATATTTTTATAGACAAAGAAAAAATTCTTATTCTCATAGGCATTAATCTCTTTATCTATCAAGGAGTAGCACATTACTGTTCTAAAAAGAAAGCCAGCCTGAGATTCGTTATTACTTTTAAGCTTGTTAATTGGCTCCATTATTGAATGGTCCTTTCTTACAATATGTTTTGAATAATAAAGGGGGGTCCTTTTTTTATTTATTATATAGTCTTCAATTTTTTTTATAGTTTTAGGTATTATTTTCATTAGATCAGGCAAGAATTCGCCTAAGGGGGTTTCAATTACAACATAGTCAAAAGGAATTTCAAGGATCATATCTAATTTTCTCTTACAATCATCTAAAAGGTTAAAACATTTAAATGGATTGACCAATTTATAGGAATATTGTTGGACTCTAAAAAGTGATAACATAATACCAACATTTACACCTCTATCATGGGCAAAAGGGATTATATCTTTTAAATGATTAGCAAAACCTCTTAAGTTTGTTTTCTCTAATAGATAGAATTGGAAGGTATTATTACCAGTTCTTACTAGATGTTTAATATAGTTTTCAATATATTTTAAATGTTTTGCATTCTCTTCATAGAGAAAATGGGCTAGTTCTATTGGGTGTAACGTATGAAGATGTGTTCCTCTTGTACTCAATTTTGCTTCCCCTTCAAAATTAAAACTCTTCAAGAAACTTAAATCTTTATATTGTGGTATGCTTATCTCTTCAGGATGTAAAAAGAAAAAATTTAAGATTTCACTTAGAAAAAAGTATGTACCATATATTATATCTATAGGTGATCTGCCTATAATGTTTAGCCTTTTTATTATTGAGTTGTAATTAATTTTGAAGTTTGTGTTTAAATCATTAACTTGCAAAAATTCTATATTAAAATCTGCGCAATTATCGTTGTATAATATAGAATTATTCAAAGATTTTTTTAAAAGATGTGCAATATCCTCTAAATTTAATATAAATATTTTTGACTGCTTAAGTTCCTTTGAGAATATAAAGTTTATATCCAAATTATTTCTCCATTAATTTATTTTTTGAGCAAGCTTATATGAATTTTTAATTTAAAACAAACAATTAAACTAAATTTAATGTTTTTTTACATGTTTATAATATTTCTATAACAATCTCAGACTATATTACAATTAAGCAAAGGAGGGGTTATAATGATAAAGGTTGATATGCATGTGCATACAAAGTATTCAGAGAGGCCATCAGAATGGCTTTTGCAAAAGATTGGTACCTCTGAATCCTATACAGATCCCTTTTATTTATATAATACTGCTATAAATAAAAGGGGTATGGACTTGGTTGTAATAACAGATCATAACAGGATTGATGGTGCTTTACAATTAGAGAAAAAATATCCTGATAGAGTTATTGTCGGTGTAGAGTCAACCACCTATTTCCCAGAAAATGGCTGTAAAATACATCTTTTATTGTATGATATAAGGGAAGAACAATTTAGAAAAATTCAGCAAATTAGAGATAATATTTATAATTTACGCGATTACATAAAAGAAGAGAATATAGCGCATTCAGTTGCTCATGCAACATTTAACATAAATAATAGGCTAACTATTGATGAGATTAAGAAGTTAATTTTGTTATTTGATAATTTTGAGGTAATAAATGGTGGTCGCAACCCATTAAACAATATAGTATTAAAAGATATTTTAGACAACTTGACACCTTCAGATATTAATAATTTATCAAAAAAATATGATATTATGCCCTTTAGCGAAAATTCATGGATCAAGGGATATACTGGTGGTTCAGATGACCACGCTGGTATTTTTATTGGCAAAACCTATACCGTTTCAAAGGAAGCTGTTGACAAAAAAACCTTTATAGAGGCATTAAAAAATAAAAAAACCTATGCTGAGGGTAGAGAAAATAATTTTGAGGGTTTTGCCTTTACTATATATAAAGTTGCCTATGAGTTTGCAAAAAGTAAGAGCACATATTTTGCAAAATCTGCTCTCTCTGAATTTACAGAATATATATTTGAAAAAGAGAGACTGTCTTTCTTTGATAAAATGAGGCTACGTAAATTTAGGCACTCATTAAGAAAGAATGACAATAGTTTTACTAGATCATTTATAGAAATTATAGATGATTTAGATAAGATTCATACTCTAGATATTGATGAAAAAATTGATTATCTCTATGATAAGGTTGCTCTTATTGTTGATCAATATATGGCATCAGTTTTAAAATCAATAGACACAGACCTTAAGAATTTTAATTTAGTAGATATTGTTAAAACATTATCCTCTTCTTTCCCCGGTATATTATTAGCTACACCCTTTTTATCTTCTTTTAAGTTTATGTATCAAGATAGAACATTGCTAAACAAACTACAAAAATCTTTCAATAAAAATATTGATAAAAAAAGTGAGAAGAAAATTCTTTGGTTTACTGATACCTTAGTTGATTTAAATGGGGTTTCTACAACCTTAAGAACAATTGCAAATAAAGCAAATAAAGAAAATTATAATTTATTATTATTTGCATCCCTTAAGAAAGGAGAATCAAATGAAATATTACCTAAAAATGTTAAAATAATAAAACCTATATATGATTTTACACTCCCTTACTATAAGTCATTAATAATAAAAGTTCCGTCATTACTCAATGTGTTAAAAGAGGTATACCGATATAACCCAACTGAGATATATATATCAACGCCAGGTCCTATGGGTTTTATCGGAATAATGATGGCAAAGTTATTAAATATTCCCTCTATAAACATTTATCATACTGATTTTGCTGAAGAGGTGGATAAAATTACAGATGATAAACATATTGTGAGGATAGTTGATTCATATATGAAGTGGTTTTATAACCTTTCAAGCAATCTCTTAGTCCCCACATATGAGTATATTAATATATTGAAAGAAAGAGGTTATAACACAGAAAATATTGGTATTTTTAGAAGAGGGGTTGATCTAAAAAAATTTTCATTTGCAAAGATTAAGAAAGATTATAAACAAGATCAAATACAATTACTTTATAGTGGTCGCATCTCAAAGGACAAGAATTTAGAATTTCTCTTTAAGGTTGTCAGTAAATTAGAAAGTAAAACAAAATATGATTTTGTATTATATATAGCTGGTGATGGTCCAGATTTTGAGGAATATAAAAATAAATATGCCTCTAAAAAGATAAAATTTCTAGGCAGACTTTTACATAGTGAAATAAATAATATATATAGTAATTCACATATTTTTCTATTTCCAAGCACTACTGACACATTTGGGATGGCAGTGTTAGAGGCTCAAGCAAGTGGTTTGCCTGCTTTAGTTTCTAAAGTTGGTGGTCCTAAGGAGATAATAAAAGAAAATGTAACTGGCTATGCTTTGGATATTGATATAAATCTATGGGTAACAGAGCTGTCAAAACTAATGTTATTAATAAGAGAAAATCCCTTTGCATATAACAATATGAGGTATGCTTCTAGAAAGCAGGTAGAAGAGAGGTATAATTTAGATAATGTAATTAAATATTTATTTCAATTAGATAATGAATCAGTGCATAAAAGTTCTTCTTTTGTCTTTAGTGGGTTAAAAGAAATAGCAAATGGTCTATTAGTTTCATAGCCTATATATTTATCTTTAATTAAACACACTTTTATATAATCTAAATTATTTAAAATATTATTATAAAAAAATTTTTATTTTTTTGAACTTTATATTCAACAATTGATCTCTAAATAAAGGGCGCCCTTATAAAAAGAAAATGGAGGTATGTATGATGAAATCTATCAAAGGGGTGATAACAATTTTATTGACCCTTATCTTAACGTGCCCAATGATATTATCAAATGCATATGCAACAAGAATATCAGAGGGTAGCACAAAGGCCTATCTTATGGTAGCCCTACCTGAAAATTTAGCACTCTCACAACTAGATAAGACTAGTTTAATTAACTTGACTGAAGGTGGGTTGGACAAATTGCCTATCAAAGGTGCTAAGAATATGAGCTATAATAAGGCGGTTAGATCTGTAGAATCAGGAGAATTAAACAACA encodes:
- a CDS encoding glycosyltransferase; protein product: MIKVDMHVHTKYSERPSEWLLQKIGTSESYTDPFYLYNTAINKRGMDLVVITDHNRIDGALQLEKKYPDRVIVGVESTTYFPENGCKIHLLLYDIREEQFRKIQQIRDNIYNLRDYIKEENIAHSVAHATFNINNRLTIDEIKKLILLFDNFEVINGGRNPLNNIVLKDILDNLTPSDINNLSKKYDIMPFSENSWIKGYTGGSDDHAGIFIGKTYTVSKEAVDKKTFIEALKNKKTYAEGRENNFEGFAFTIYKVAYEFAKSKSTYFAKSALSEFTEYIFEKERLSFFDKMRLRKFRHSLRKNDNSFTRSFIEIIDDLDKIHTLDIDEKIDYLYDKVALIVDQYMASVLKSIDTDLKNFNLVDIVKTLSSSFPGILLATPFLSSFKFMYQDRTLLNKLQKSFNKNIDKKSEKKILWFTDTLVDLNGVSTTLRTIANKANKENYNLLLFASLKKGESNEILPKNVKIIKPIYDFTLPYYKSLIIKVPSLLNVLKEVYRYNPTEIYISTPGPMGFIGIMMAKLLNIPSINIYHTDFAEEVDKITDDKHIVRIVDSYMKWFYNLSSNLLVPTYEYINILKERGYNTENIGIFRRGVDLKKFSFAKIKKDYKQDQIQLLYSGRISKDKNLEFLFKVVSKLESKTKYDFVLYIAGDGPDFEEYKNKYASKKIKFLGRLLHSEINNIYSNSHIFLFPSTTDTFGMAVLEAQASGLPALVSKVGGPKEIIKENVTGYALDIDINLWVTELSKLMLLIRENPFAYNNMRYASRKQVEERYNLDNVIKYLFQLDNESVHKSSSFVFSGLKEIANGLLVS